In Trichocoleus sp., the DNA window CGCTGAAGCTATTCCCCCAATGAGTACCTTACGGTGCGGTGTTGTCCACCTGCTTGAGAAGCGATTTTCGTTACATGCTGGGTTGCGCGTTGGAGGAATTGGGCATATCGATCGCTGCTGACTTCACAAACCCAAAGTAGAAGGCGATCGCAGCAACAATGGCATTCAGCCAAATATTGTTGCCCAGCAGTGGCGTAATCCCAAACAAGGTATTTGTGAAAGGAATCAGCCCCAAAATTGCGCCTGCTGCATAAACAATGGCAAAGATACGATTAAACACAATTGACCCGCTCAAGCTTGTAAAAGCAGCAATTCCCCAAACACCAACGAGCAGACCGATCGCATTGTGAAAGTAGTTTGTTGGGAATGCTCCAAATAAGTAGCCGAAGCCTGTCGCAGGAATAAAGTCTTCTGGGGGAGCCACAAAACCGGGCACAAAGCCAGCTAAACCCAGGAAAAAGAAAAGAAGACCCAGGCTCAAAGCACTATAGCGAATTGCAGAATTTGCAGGTGTAGATGTTTGCATGACAGTAGTTTGAATTGTGAGAACTTGTGTTGGAAATTAGACAAATCGTTTTGCAGCACGATAAACCTTCGTCACTGCTGCATTTAGGTTTCTAGTGAATCAGGTGGAGTACATCCCGAAGCACGCTATAACCAGCTATATCCCAAAGCAAATAAGCCACAAATCCAAGCATTGCCAAACGACCGTTCCATAGCTCCTGCTGGGGGTTCCAGCCAAAGATCCAGGCATTCCGATCGGCACCATTATAAGCTGGAGCAACTGTAGGGACTTGATTGGTGTTGATGGTTGAAGATTTCATGGTAAATAGTTCTCAATGACGCTGTTTGAATTTCATGGTATCGAGCTAATTCGCCGAAATTGTCTGTCGTTAGGATTGGCTTCTCGCTATATCTAAAGGTTGGATTCGTCACGCTCAATTATTCGTTCAGCTATTAATAAATAGCGCTGTATCACAAAGAACAATTTGCGGAAACATCTCTATCTCAATTCAGATTTCTGATTGAGCAATCCCAGAGCTTTGAACATTCATCCTTCTGACCGAAGTTTGTAGAGAAATCATCAGAGAAATAGTGCTTACTGAAATCTGAAATGCCTGAAACTTTGAGAATGAAACATCGATTTTCCAGAGGATTCTTCAGAGGATGTCCCAAAGGGTATGCGATCGCCCTCACCCTCAAACTTTGGGAGGTTCTGAAGTTAAAGTTTCCTGGAATTGGAGGATTTAGCAAGTGAATGCAAAGTCTTTAGTCCTTCTCAGCCGTTCTTTGAGAAACGACACTATAGTTCAGACAAGTTTTAGACAAAACTTCTAAGACAAATGGAGAGTAGGAGATTCGAACTCCTGACCTTTGCGGTGCGATCGCAACGCGCTACCAACTGCGCTAACTCCCCGCTGCATCGCTATTTTAGCAAAAGGTTTCCTCTATGCAATCGATTTTCCCTGATCCTGCTTTTGCACCTCATCTCTCACCCAAGCCAAAATCTCCTCATTCACCCGATCGGCTGCTTCATCATAGGGACAATGACCTGCTTGCGGAATTTCTACCAGTTGCAGATTGGGATGTAAGTTGGGTAACTGTCGTCCCCAGGTTAATGGAATCACTCGATCGCTCTCGCCCCACAGCACCAAGATCGGCAGAGCTACTTGATTGAGCAAATCTTGTGTGTTGAGGCAGAAATCGCGGCGGGTACGGGCATAGGAAAGCCGAGAGAAAGTTCGGGCTGCTCCTCGATCGCGTCCTGCGACTAAAAAGCTTTCGATCAGTTCTTCAGAAACTCTGTCGTGATTGACATAAGCCATTTTGAGGATCGATCGGATCACCCTGGGGCGACGAATCAGCGAAAAGAGGGGACGGATCAGCAGCGGTGTACTAAACCAGCCTTCAATTCTGCCGACAATCGGCTGTGCCCAGGCAGGCAAGACTTCTTGGCGAGAAGCAGGGAGCGTCATCAGAATTAGCTTATTCACCATCTCTGGATAGCCTGCGGCTGCGGTCAGCGCGACGAGTGCCCCCAAAGAATGACCAACCAAGGCGATCGGGCGACGAATAAAAGTGCGCCAGAAATCATAAACCTGATCCACCCAAAAGCCGACATTATAAGGAGCGGCTGCCTTTTCGGATGCGCCAAAGCCAACCAGATCTAGGGCATAAACCGTATGAAACTGGCTGAGCGGCAGCAAATTTTCCTGCCATTGCGTTAGCGCTGCGCCAAACCCATGTAAAAAGAGAATGGGTGGAGCTTCTGTCGCTTCTGGGTGAGTCGATCGAATGTAGGTGTAGCGCACCTGCCAGCCTCGCCAGACCCAATCACGCTGTATTCCAGTTCGGGGGATTTGTAGAGAAGGGTGAGCATCCATCGCAGAGTCAAAAGACATGAGAGTATAGTTTGATCGTAGTAGGACGATCGCATCCTTTACAGCCAAACTACCTGACGTGATGTATAACCCAACCGCTGAAACCACTTATTTCTTGTGGAATTGCTTGCGGGGTAAGCATCTTACCTGCTCTGACCTGGATAACCATTCCAGGTACCTTTGATTCAAGGTGCTTTAGGGGCATACTGAACCGTACAGACGTAACAGGCGTAACGTCAATCGATCGTCAGGATGCATCACCGAGGTCTAAAGATGAGCCTCTGCATAAACCCCCGCTGTCTCCAGCCCGACCATCCCGGCAATGATAGTAGCCAGTTTTGCCAGTCTTGTGGCTCCGAGTTAGTCCTACAAGGACGCTATCGAGTCATGCGGCTACTCAGCGACAAAAGTGGCTTTGGTCTTGTCTATGAGGCATTTGAGCGCAGCAATCCCAAAATTCTCAAAGTCTTAAAGGGAATCTATAACACAAACGAAAAAGCGATCGAACTATTTCAGCAGGAGGCTGCCGTTCTCAGCCAGTTGCACCATCCGGGCATTCCGGCGATCGAGCCAGACGGCTACTTTCAGTTTCAGCCGCGCAACCAGACAGAAGTGCTGCACTGCATTGTCATGGAAAAAATTGATGGTCCTAACCTCCGCGAGTGGATGCGGCAGCAGGGAAACCATCCGATCGGCGAAAAGCAGGCAATTCAATGGTTGCGGCAACTGGCAGAAATTCTGCACCTGGTTCACCAAAAAAACTATTTCCACCGCGATATCAAGCCCGAAAATATTATGCTGCGATCGACGGGACAGGTTGTTCTCGTTGATTTTGGTGCAGCCCGTGAGATGACTTATACCTATTTGGCGCAGTTGGGCAAAACGGGAGGCATCACGCGCATTAGCTCCGCAGGCTATACCCCCCCTGAACAGGAAAAAGGACAGGCAGTGCCGCAGTCTGATTTTTATGCGCTCGGCTATACCTTTATTTATTTGCTGACCGGGAAACAGCCTACTGAGAGCAGTATGTATGACTCGCTCAACAACGAATTCCACTGGCGACAGTTTGCCCCCCACTTGTCGTCTCACTTTGCCGACTTTATTGATCAGCTCACCGCAGCGAGAGCCAGCGATCGACCCAAAGATACTCAGGCAGTTCTCATGGCGCTTGCCGAAGTTGAGCAGACTAGACCTGAGCCGCCATCACCAAGTATGCTCACGGTTCTCCAGCAGACCATATTCAGTGCTTTCCTGCCCGAACCGCTCAACAACCGTCCAAAAAAACGCCTGTTGTGGGGTGGAGCCGCGATCGTTACTCTGGCGCTAGGGGGATATGGCATCTGGCACTTCACTCACTCAGCCCAGCCAGATAAAGCGGTTGTAACAGAACCCATTCAGGTGAAGCAAACCCTTAAGGGACATCAGGGATTTATCAACACCGTACTGATTGCCCATAATGGCAACCGCTTGATTAGTGGCGGAACCGATAACACGATCAAAATTTGGGATATTGCCACAGGGCAAATGCTCAAAAATCTATCAGGTCACACGAGTTTCATTAATGCGCTGGATATCACCTCGGATGATAGAACTCTCGTTAGTGCTGGGGCTGATTCAACGGTTCGGATTTGGGATCTGGTGGCTGGGAGGCAACGGCAGGTTCTACAGGGTCACAAGAGCTATATCAATGCGCTGATTATCAGCCCTGATGGTCAACTTCTGGCGAGTGGTGGAGCCGATCAAGTCATCCATATTTGGGAACTCTCAACCGGAAAACTTCGCTCAACGCTGGTCGGGCATCATAGCTATGTCAATGCGCTGACCTTCACCCCCGACGGACAACGGTTGATTAGTGCCAGTGCCGATCGCACGCTTAAAGTTTGGGATGTCGGAACTGGGAAGGAAATCTTTACGCTTCAGGGTCACGAAGGCTTTGTGAATGCAGTTGTGGTGACGCCCGACGGACAAAACGTCATCAGCGGCAGTGCCGACAAAACCATTCGTATCTGGAACCTGGCAACTGGACAACCCGTTCGCATTTTGGCTCGATACACCAGCTTCATTAATGCACTGCTCCTCAAATCCAACGGGCAAACCCTGATCAGCGGTAATGGAGACGGTACAGTGGTCGTCTGGGATCTAGCCTCTGGAGCAATGGAAACAAAGCGGACTTATGGCGGCGAAATCAAACGGATGGCGATTAGCCCAGATGGACAAACGATCGCCTGCGGCAACGGCAGTGCTGAAATCAAAATCTGGAAACTTCCCTGAGTTCTCCAATTCCAGCTCTCCAGCCCTAAGCCCTGATCTCAGTTGCTTCGTTGTCTCATCTGCGGTTTCTCATCGCTCCCTGTCCCGGTGTCTTCCTCCGGTTACTTTGTCAAGCCATGCTCCAATGCATAGCGCACCAGTTCTGTGCGACTGTTGGTTCCAGTTTTGCTAAACAAGCGACTCACATACTTTTCGACATTTCGAACACTCGTTTCCAGCCGCCGCGCAATTTCTTTATTCATCAGTCCTTCTGCCACCAGTTCTAAGACGCTTTGTTCGCGTGGCGTAAAGTCATGCTTGATTGGTGCCGGAGTCTGTGAAATGCTGCCTTTTTGAGTGAGCATGGCGCGAATTTCAGCAATTTGTTTTGCCATGTCTGCAATGTTTGGCGTTTCTCCGTCTGCTGCTCCTTTGGTGACAGTAGCCCGACGAGCCAGCAGGTTTGTGACGATCGCCACCAGTTCATCTGGGTCAAACGGCTTAGACAAATAAGCATCGCAGCCTGCGTTATATCCCTGAATCCGATCGGTGGTCATCCCTCGTGCGGTCAAAAACACAACGGGCAAACTTTCATAGCGTGGGTCTTCTCGCATCTGCTGCAAAAATTGGTAGCCATCTACCTGAGGCATCATGATGTCAGATATGACGAGTTCAGGAGAGTATTGCTGCAATAGTTCCCAACCCTCCCGCGCATTACTGGCAACATGCACCGTAAAGCCTTCTTCTTCTAAATAGGCTTGTACTGCTTGCCGTAATCCCGGTTCATCATCTACTAACAATAACTGCCCTGCCATCGTTCCCTTCTTGTTTACTTGATTTGCTGAATTTCTTCCACCCCCAATCTACCGAATTTCTTGGCTTGCAGAGTCTATCCAAAGCAATGCGATCGATCCCTGCTATTCAGCGCCATCCTGAAGCTCCAATAAAGACAAGTAATAGAAGACAAGTTCAATCAGATTACCGGAGCAACGAGCAGCCCTCGCTTAAAGAGATGCTTAAAGCATCGGTAAACTCACCTGCCGTTTTAGCCGAGACGAAGGGAAGCTTGATAGACTAGAAACTGGACGCATCGGAATCTTGACAAATTCTGATGAATCTTCTAGAGTCCCGAAACGCTGTCTCTGTTTAGATTGAGTTCATGGTCATAGCCGATCGCCTGATACCACTGGTTACTCCTGTGATTGGTGGGCTACTGCCTGCCCTACCGCTTGATAGTCTTCTGTCCACTCAAGGCATCATGGTGATGCTGCTGATCGCCTATGCTGGCGCAATGTGGATGTTTCTGACCAGCGCACCCAAGGTCTACACCGTGATGGTGACAGATCTAGAACTAGCAAGACAGTTTTATGAAGGGATGTTGGGCTTGCCGGTTGCTGATGTGCCGCTGCACTACTATTACAACTATGAGCAGACGTTAGGCACTGCCGGAATTGACCCGCTCTATGGCTCAACTGCCAGCCTTGGTCGCCCGGTAGCACAAAGCTATCAACAGTCTGAAGGGCTGTGGTATCAACTTCGGAAGAATACGCAGCTACACATTATTTCTGGTGCCAGTCTCGGGCATCGCAACCGCCAGCGGCATGTCTGCTTCGATCATGATTGCCTGGAACAGCTCTTGCTGCGCGTTCAGTCTTATGGCGTGAAGTATAAAATTCGCCGAGACAAACCGCTAAATTTCTTGGTCAAGGATCTGGATGGTCGCGTGATTGAAATGGCCGAGGTCGATAATTAGCCCTGGCGATCGAGTTTTTGTTGAGTAATGCTGCACTGCGCTTGGATATCCAAGCCTTTTTTGTTTCAAAGGGCAAAAAGTAAGCAAAATCCCTCTTAAGAACTTGCAATTCCTGACGCTGTGATTTAGTGTCTAGTATGTTCGCAAATCCTGTCCATCGTCTTAAATCCCTGAAAGGAGTTTTATAACGCTGTTAGGTTTTTTCTAGATTGGACATCCTCTCACCTCTCAAATAAGTTGTTTCGGTTCAAGGGATCACTATGGAGCCTGAAGTAAAGCAAGATACCGGATCTCCTGATTTCAGTGCAGAGAATGTGAACGTCACTATCAGCACTGATGAGTCAGGGACGCTAACAAAATTCTCATCTGACCCGTCCAATGATCAGTGGCGGCAGATTGGGGAAAAAGTTTCAGAATTTTTGTCTGATTTGCCAGACTACCTGACAGATTTCTTTGGCGAGTACAAGCGCCCGATCGTCACGGTTGGTCTAATCTTCACTGCAATTATTGCAGTCAAGCTGCTGCTGGCAATTCTTGATGCCATTAATGACATTCCCCTGCTTTCACCGCTGCTTGAGCTGGTTGGCATGGGTTACTCAGCTTGGTTTGTTTATCGCTATCTGTGGAAAGCATCTAGCCGTCAAGAGCTGTCTGCTGATTTCAACCGCCTGAAAGAGCAAGTTTTGGGTAAGTTCGAATAAACGGCAGCGATTAATCAAAATCAAAAAATAAGGCGAGGGGTTTAGGCTCCTCGCTCGTTTTATTATTTTTATGTGCCTATTTCTATCTCCGTTCAGCAGGGAATCGCGATTTAGCAGCGTTACCAAAACGCTATCAAACTGGAATCTAATCAAATAATCAGGCTGTTTCAGCGGCTGCAAAGCGGCAAACTGGCTCAGCTTCAGGAACGGGTTCAGCTTCAGGAAAGTGCTTATCTAAAACAGCGGGAATTTGTTCTGGCGAGATTTTGCAATAGCGCGTCTTATCGGGCATCACCATATTTGGACCCTCCTTACAGCGTTTCATGCAGCCCGTCGGTTTGACGGTCACCTGATTTAACCCCCGATCGTCTAATTCTGTTTCCAGCGCACCCATAACGGCTGCCGTGCCCCGCTTGCATTTTTGGCAGACGAGGATGCAGGGTTTCTTCTCTGAAATGGTTGGAATGAGAGGCTTATTCGGCGCAAAAGAAACGCTTGCTTGTGGCTTGTCTGTAGCGATCGATCGCATCTCCCCATTGCCTAATGGCGTCACCTGATAGGCTTTCCGTTTAACAGTTCCCTTGTCTGGATCAAGCTTTTGAAATCCTGCTACTTCGACCCAGACTCCTGGTACTAGACTGCGATACAGGAAAGAACGTTGCTCCTTGGGGACTTTGATTTGTTGCTCACCCGCCTCAGTTGCCAATCGCAGGTATTTCAATTTGTAGCCGTCACCGAAGGCAAATCCAAGGAACTGTCCTTCTATCCGAAAGTCTTCAGTCTTTTTGGTTAAATATTTGCTCATGATGGATGGGATGCGATGGACAAGAATTAGTAGTTAGGAGAGCTTGGCAGATTCCAGCAACGATCGAGCTGATGAACGAGCGATCGACGAGAGGCGGTTAGCTGCTGTACAACGCTTTGAACTTGCACAATTGCCGTGGGCGTATTCACCTCAACAATCAATCCGCCATCACTGGAACAACTGCAGGAAATCTCCAGTTCTTGAAGTCGTTGTAATGCTTGCCAGCGGGTACTGCGATCGATGATGATGGCTTGGCGAGTGAGCGGTTCAGAGGATTCCATGAGAGAGAATTCAGTTTGTAAACGAAGATTAAAATTGCAAATGATTCTTGCTTAGCAGAGGCTTGAAAAGTTCTGGTTGTCGGTTTTTAATTAAACTAACCGTGAATTGACGCTAGGGCATAAAGCTTTGCTTAAGAGGCTTTGCCTGGTGGATTTAATCTAAAGATGCCCAAAATCATCTTAAGTCTCCGCTCTTATTGAGAATCCTAGTCAATAACTTCTGTATATTACTGTACGCTAGGCTGCAGCTTTTTGCAAACAATTCCCATTAAGCAGATCGAAAGCGATCGTGATAAAGCGGCTAAGTTGCTCCGATCGAATGACCGATCGAGTCGCATTGTTCGCTGATCCCTGTCCCTTTCTTGGCTCCTTATCCCACTACATCTTGTCTGCACTGCTGATCCAGAAAAATCAGCAAATCTTCGATCGTCACGATCTGGCATTCGTCAAAAACTTCGCTGATATCTACTGCAAAAACCTGGCAGAAGTCATGACAAAGCGTAATTTGCCAATCAAACCAGCAAACTTGTGTCCAGTGCAAATCTGCTTCTAACCGATCGCTTAAGCCTACCCGCCCAATGTCTAATCCTGAATATTGCGGCAAGTGTTCGTAGAGAAAAGCCGCGATCGAATAGGTAATTCCGAGAGGTTTACAGCAAACCTCAAACCACTCTGCCTCAGTAAGCAACGGACGCTGATTCAGCATTCGATTGACCCGCCGACGCATACAAAGGTCAGGACTCATCACGTTGTAAGTTCTGAGGCTGGCAATCCAATTTCTAAACTTGTGCCACATAATCACTAGAGCGTCGCTGCACTTAGGGCAAGCTTTTTCTCCAGTATTCCCATTCCCTAGTGAATCTCTCGGAAGGGATCAGGTTTTTTGAACAAGCGATGAAGAGGAGGCTATCGGAGGAAAATGAGAGATGAAAACAGTTTGAGTTGTTACCCATCCCTCATCACCCCACTCCTTATTGCCGGCTACCCACAGACCAGCTCCAGCGTGGGCACAAAATCTGGATAGGAAATTGCCGCAGCTTCCGCTCTTTGAATCACAGTGCTGCCTTGGGCGGTGAGAGCAGCAACTGCCAGGCTCATCGCAATCCGGTGGTCGGTGTAGCTATCCACTTCGGCTCCTTGAAGCGGAGTTTTGCCAGTAATCTCCATGCCGTCTGGAAATTCAGTGATATTGGCTCCCATTTGGGTCAGTTGGGCTGCCATGACCGCCAGACGATCGCTCTCTTTAACGCGCAGTTCAGCGGCATCTTTGATCAAGGTGGTTCCTTCAGCGCAGGTAGCGGCAACTGCCAGGATTGGAATCTCGTCGATTAAGCGGGGGATAATCTCTCCAGCGATCGTGCAGCCTTTGAGCGCACTATGGCGGACTCGTACATCAGCAACGGGTTCTCCAGCGACTTCACGCTGGTTCAGTAGTGTAATATCGGCTTCCATCGCTTGAAGCACTTCCAGGACGCCTGTGCGAGTTGGGTTGATGCCCACATTTTCGATCGTTAAATCAGAGCCAGGAACGATTGCGGCTGCAACCATCCAGAAAGCGGCTGAGCTAATGTCTCCAGGAACAATCACGCTTTGTCCGCGCAGTTTGGCTTGTCCGGTGACAGTGACGCTACAGGTTTCGGGATCAACGGAAATCTCTGCACCGAAGGCACGCAGCATTCGTTCGCCATGATCGCGGGAGAGGGCGGGTTCAGTGACGGTAGTTTGCCCTTCTGCCAGCAGCCCTGCCAGCAAAATGCAAGACTTGACCTGTGCTGAGGCGATCGGAGAATGGTAATGAATTGGCTTGAGGATCTGTCCCTGAATTGCCAGAGGTGCAAGTCCGCCTGCTCGATGCCAGATTTGCGCTCCCATCTGCTGTAGCGGTTTGATGACGCGAGACATCGGGCGTGACCGCAGCGAAGCATCTCCTGTGACAGTAAAAAAGCGATCGGGTTGGGATGCTAGCAGACCGAGCATCAGTCGAATCGTTGTACCGGAGTTGCCTGCATCGAGGACATTAACAGGTTCTTGCAGGCTGCCTAAGCCAATCCCCTGAACTGTGACATGCTTGGTGTTCAGTTCAGAAATCGTTGCGCCCATCGCTCGAAAACAGCTTGCCGTACTGCGCGGATCTTCGCCCAGAAGCAAACCCTCGATTTGGGTTTCGCCTTCAGCAATTGCCCCTAACATCAGAGCACGATGCGAGATTGATTTATCACCTGGGACACGAATCTTACCCCGTAGTGATAAGCCAGCGATCGGTGGATGAATCGTCAAAGAATGATGATTTTCAGTACGATTGAGGATGATTGTGTCTTTAGGCATTGCGATAGACTGACGTAAGATTGCTAGCCACCCTACCGAGCTTCAGTAGGTGAACCACGATAGGTATTTTTTTGCACTTGTGTGCATTTTCCTCACCATGCTAACCCAACATCAGAAGCCCGTCAGTCTCTCGCTCATGTCTTATGATCTGCCGCTCTGGTCGATCGTAGAGACGAGCGCCACACTTTATCAAAAAGATCAGGAGCGGTTTCATTTACTGATGACAGAACCGCTTGTCCAGGACTTTCGACCTGATGGGGAAGCAGAGGAACTGCCCTCAAGTCCGCCGACGCCTCGGTTAATCTGGGTGGAAATGTCACCTTATCGCGTGATCATGACAATGCAGGGAAATGGTCAATTTAGCTACCGCCATTTTTGGGAGCAAGGCATTTATGGTGTGAGCCGCTATTGGCTACAAACCAGCAACTCCTCTGGGAATCAGCAAATTCGCTTGCGAAACTTTACTCGCAGTTTAACGCTGGAAAAGGGCTTGTTGCCGCAGCACCTCCGCATTGAATATGAGCTATGGACAAGTCAGCTCCAGATTGGGCAATATGTTCTGAATCTGGAAATCGTTCCTTAGTGCAGTGGACTAGTGCGTTGGGCTGAGAGGAACGATCGGCAGCAGGCGATAAACGGGTAGCGTGAAGTGAAAACAGCTCCCCTGATCAGACTCTGAATCGACCCAAATTTGCCCATAGTGTGCCTGAACCACGCGCCGACAAAGCGCAAGACCAATGCCATAGCCATCTTTTGCGGCGTCTCGCTGGAGTCGAAACTGATCTTCAAAGATATGCTGCTGATTTTCAGGCGGAATGCCAGGCCCGTTATCGCAGATGCTCACCTGCACTTTTTGCGTGGTGCGATGCAGAATGGCAATGCTGATGGTTCCTCGCTCTGGGGTGTACTTAATTGCATTATCAAGCAGGTTGACGATCACCTGTTTTACCCGTTCGTGATCGGCATAGACCATGGGTAGATCAGAGGGGATGTCGGTTGAGAGGCACTGGGCTTTGGCAGTGATCCGAGCCTGCAAATGATCGATCGCTTCCAGGCAAAGGGTTCCTAAATCTGTCTCTTGGGGCTGAATCCGCAGTTCGGCGTTGCGTTCGCGGGCGGCTTGCAAAATATCGGTGATCATCCGATCGAGTGCTTTAGTCTGGGTGCGAGCATGGCGAACCAGTTGAGCAATCAGTTCTGGCTTGAGGCGCGACCCTCCCGACTCTTTCAGAGAACTCCCAATCTCCAGCGTTTCCAGGGCAAGTGAGACAGCCGTCAGCGGATTTCTCAGATCATGTGCCAGCATCGCAATTAGCTGGTCTTTAAATTGAAGCTGTGCCTGAAGCTCCTCTTTTTCGCGCTGTAACCGGAAGATTTCATCCGACAGACGTAAAACTTCAGAAGACTGAGCAATCGATCGAATCTCGCTGTTGCCGTTGGGTTCGGGCTTACTGTCGGATTGCGCCGCAAGGTCTGCTAGATAGTCCTCAACCGATCGCTGCCAACGTGACCACCAGTCCTTCAACTGAGCGACAAGATTCGTCCCAGCTAAAGTTTGACGCGGCTCAGGATGGATTTTGATTAAAGATGGAGTAGCGACGAGCTTGAAGTATTCTGCTAAATGAGGCTGCTCACTCACATCAACGATTTGGAGTTCGTAGGGATATTCTGAGGGCAGGTCTTTCAGGCAGACTCGTACCTGGCGAATTCGCTCACTTGAACCAGGACGCTTATCGACAAACAGCAAAAGCTGAAGCGGAGCCTCTGAACGAATCGGCTGTTGTGGCAATGCCTCCATGAGATGCTACCAAGCGGTTAGGGCGACAGAATATGGATTAATACATTTAGCATAGACAGTACAGACAAGGTAGATACAAGATGCACTCATACTGCAACCAAGAGAACCGAATTGATCCAGAATTACCCTCTCTTCCATTCTTGCAGATTCGCTCCCTTCTCTAGAGAATTAGTTGGGATTTCGGTTAGGGTACATGGGCAGAGTCATATCCTGAGCGCAAATGATTGCAATGGATATCAACCTGCGTGTTGCAAGTGAGCACTTATACGCCAGAGCTACAGTTTTTCTTTCCTGAAGTCCTACCGATGCAGGTATCAGGATGTGATAACCAATTACCGAGAGTGCCCAATCGATCGGTAAAAGTAGAATAAGCTGTGTAAAGCTAGGCAAGTGAAGCGATCGCCCCAAAGGAATATCTGGCATGAAAATTCTGGTACTGGCATGGGAGTTTCCACCACGGATTGTAGGGGGGATTTCTCGCCATGTGGCAGAACTGTATCCAGAAATGGTCAAATTGGGGCATGAGGTTCACCTGATGACGGTCGAGTTTGGGCAGGCTCCCCGCTATGAAATAGTCGATGGCATTTGCGTTCATCGCGTTCCGGTCAGCGAAAGCTATGACTTTTTTCACTGGGTTGCCAACATGAACAAGAGTATGGGGCAGCATGGCGGTAAGCTTTTGCAAGAAGACGGACCGTTTGATCTGATCCATGCCCATGATTGGCTG includes these proteins:
- a CDS encoding CAAD domain-containing protein, whose protein sequence is MEPEVKQDTGSPDFSAENVNVTISTDESGTLTKFSSDPSNDQWRQIGEKVSEFLSDLPDYLTDFFGEYKRPIVTVGLIFTAIIAVKLLLAILDAINDIPLLSPLLELVGMGYSAWFVYRYLWKASSRQELSADFNRLKEQVLGKFE
- a CDS encoding chlorophyll a/b-binding protein, translating into MKSSTINTNQVPTVAPAYNGADRNAWIFGWNPQQELWNGRLAMLGFVAYLLWDIAGYSVLRDVLHLIH
- a CDS encoding (2Fe-2S) ferredoxin domain-containing protein, with protein sequence MSKYLTKKTEDFRIEGQFLGFAFGDGYKLKYLRLATEAGEQQIKVPKEQRSFLYRSLVPGVWVEVAGFQKLDPDKGTVKRKAYQVTPLGNGEMRSIATDKPQASVSFAPNKPLIPTISEKKPCILVCQKCKRGTAAVMGALETELDDRGLNQVTVKPTGCMKRCKEGPNMVMPDKTRYCKISPEQIPAVLDKHFPEAEPVPEAEPVCRFAAAETA
- a CDS encoding VOC family protein, with protein sequence MVIADRLIPLVTPVIGGLLPALPLDSLLSTQGIMVMLLIAYAGAMWMFLTSAPKVYTVMVTDLELARQFYEGMLGLPVADVPLHYYYNYEQTLGTAGIDPLYGSTASLGRPVAQSYQQSEGLWYQLRKNTQLHIISGASLGHRNRQRHVCFDHDCLEQLLLRVQSYGVKYKIRRDKPLNFLVKDLDGRVIEMAEVDN
- a CDS encoding DUF4383 domain-containing protein, which translates into the protein MQTSTPANSAIRYSALSLGLLFFFLGLAGFVPGFVAPPEDFIPATGFGYLFGAFPTNYFHNAIGLLVGVWGIAAFTSLSGSIVFNRIFAIVYAAGAILGLIPFTNTLFGITPLLGNNIWLNAIVAAIAFYFGFVKSAAIDMPNSSNAQPSM
- a CDS encoding response regulator transcription factor, which produces MAGQLLLVDDEPGLRQAVQAYLEEEGFTVHVASNAREGWELLQQYSPELVISDIMMPQVDGYQFLQQMREDPRYESLPVVFLTARGMTTDRIQGYNAGCDAYLSKPFDPDELVAIVTNLLARRATVTKGAADGETPNIADMAKQIAEIRAMLTQKGSISQTPAPIKHDFTPREQSVLELVAEGLMNKEIARRLETSVRNVEKYVSRLFSKTGTNSRTELVRYALEHGLTK
- a CDS encoding Asr1405/Asl0597 family protein; amino-acid sequence: MESSEPLTRQAIIIDRSTRWQALQRLQELEISCSCSSDGGLIVEVNTPTAIVQVQSVVQQLTASRRSLVHQLDRCWNLPSSPNY
- a CDS encoding alpha/beta fold hydrolase, whose protein sequence is MSFDSAMDAHPSLQIPRTGIQRDWVWRGWQVRYTYIRSTHPEATEAPPILFLHGFGAALTQWQENLLPLSQFHTVYALDLVGFGASEKAAAPYNVGFWVDQVYDFWRTFIRRPIALVGHSLGALVALTAAAGYPEMVNKLILMTLPASRQEVLPAWAQPIVGRIEGWFSTPLLIRPLFSLIRRPRVIRSILKMAYVNHDRVSEELIESFLVAGRDRGAARTFSRLSYARTRRDFCLNTQDLLNQVALPILVLWGESDRVIPLTWGRQLPNLHPNLQLVEIPQAGHCPYDEAADRVNEEILAWVRDEVQKQDQGKSIA
- a CDS encoding serine/threonine-protein kinase, producing the protein MSLCINPRCLQPDHPGNDSSQFCQSCGSELVLQGRYRVMRLLSDKSGFGLVYEAFERSNPKILKVLKGIYNTNEKAIELFQQEAAVLSQLHHPGIPAIEPDGYFQFQPRNQTEVLHCIVMEKIDGPNLREWMRQQGNHPIGEKQAIQWLRQLAEILHLVHQKNYFHRDIKPENIMLRSTGQVVLVDFGAAREMTYTYLAQLGKTGGITRISSAGYTPPEQEKGQAVPQSDFYALGYTFIYLLTGKQPTESSMYDSLNNEFHWRQFAPHLSSHFADFIDQLTAARASDRPKDTQAVLMALAEVEQTRPEPPSPSMLTVLQQTIFSAFLPEPLNNRPKKRLLWGGAAIVTLALGGYGIWHFTHSAQPDKAVVTEPIQVKQTLKGHQGFINTVLIAHNGNRLISGGTDNTIKIWDIATGQMLKNLSGHTSFINALDITSDDRTLVSAGADSTVRIWDLVAGRQRQVLQGHKSYINALIISPDGQLLASGGADQVIHIWELSTGKLRSTLVGHHSYVNALTFTPDGQRLISASADRTLKVWDVGTGKEIFTLQGHEGFVNAVVVTPDGQNVISGSADKTIRIWNLATGQPVRILARYTSFINALLLKSNGQTLISGNGDGTVVVWDLASGAMETKRTYGGEIKRMAISPDGQTIACGNGSAEIKIWKLP